One Peromyscus leucopus breed LL Stock chromosome 14, UCI_PerLeu_2.1, whole genome shotgun sequence genomic window carries:
- the LOC114698376 gene encoding LOW QUALITY PROTEIN: peroxisomal succinyl-coenzyme A thioesterase (The sequence of the model RefSeq protein was modified relative to this genomic sequence to represent the inferred CDS: inserted 1 base in 1 codon), whose product MAAATLSLEPAGRSCWDEPLSIAVSGLAPEQPVTLRAALRDEKGARFRAHARYRADAHGRLDLARAPALGGSFAGLEPMGLLWALEPERPFWRLVKRDVRTPFVVELEVLDGHEPDGGRLLARAVHERHFMXPGVRRVPVREGRVRATLFLPPGEGPFPGIIDVYGVGGGLLEYRASLMAGHGFAMLALAFYDFDDLPKDFNIIEVDYFEEAVCYMLQHPQVKGPDIGLLGLSLGADICLSMASFLENVSATVSINGSAFSANRHIHYKQTMIPPLGHDLRRAKVAFSGILDIVDIRNDIVGGCENPSMIPIEKAKGPILFIAGQDDHCWRSEVYTQIASERLQAHGKDRPRVISYPGAGHYIEPPYFPMCPASLHKIVNKPVIWGGEVRAHSKAQVDAWKQILSFFGKHLDNTQGRAFSRL is encoded by the exons ATGGCGGCCGCGACGCTGAGCCTGGAGCCCGCGGGCCGCAGCTGCTGGGACGAGCCGCTGAGCATCGCCGTGAGCGGCCTGGCCCCCGAGCAGCCCGTCACGCTGCGCGCCGCCCTGCGCGACGAGAAAGGCGCGCGCTTCCGCGCCCACGCGCGCTACCGCGCCGACGCCCACGGCCGCCTGGACCTGGCGCGCGCGCCCGCGCTGGGCGGCAGCTTCGCGGGGCTCGAGCCCATGGGGCTGCTCTGGGCCCTGGAGCCCGAGCGGCCTTTCTGGCGCCTGGTCAAGCGCGACGTGCGGACGCCCTTCGTGGTGGAGCTGGAGGTGCTGGACGGCCACGAGCCCGACGGCGGGCGGCTGCTGGCGCGGGCGGTGCACGAGCGTCACTTCA GCCCCGGGGTGCGGCGCGTGCCCGTGCGCGAGGGCCGTGTGCGCGCCACGCTCTTCCTGCCCCCAG GAGAAGGACCCTTTCCAGGGATCATCGATGTCTACGGTGTTGGAGGGGGCCTGTTGGAATACCGAGCCAGCCTTATGGCTGGCCATGGCTTTGCTATGTTGGCTCTGGCTTTTTATGACTTTGACGATCTCCCGAAGGATTTCAACATCATAGAAGTGGACTACTTTGAAGAAGCGGTGTGCTACATGCTTCAGCACCCCCAG gtAAAGGGCCCAGACATTGGGCTTCTGGGTCTTTCCCTGGGAGCTGATATTTGCCTCTCCATGGCTTCATTCTTGGAGAATGTCTCAGCCACAGTTTCCATCAACGGCTCTGCGTTCAGTgcaaacagacacatacactacAAGCAGACTATGATCCCACCATTGGGCCATGACCTGAGGAGAGCGAAGGTTGCTTTCTCTGGCATTCTGGACATTGTGGATATACGGAATGACATTGTAGGAGGCTGTGAGAACCCCAGTATGATTCCAATAGAGAAGGCCAAGGGGCCCATCCTCTTCATTGCTGGTCAGGACGATCACTGCTGGAGGAGTGAGGTGTACACCCAGATAGCCTCGGAACGGTTACAGGCTCATGGAAAGGACAGGCCCCGGGTGATCTCTTACCCTGGGGCTGGGCATTACATTGAGCCTCCCTACTTTCCCATGTGCCCAGCTTCTCTGCACAAAATAGTGAACAAACCTGTGATTTGGGGAGGGGAGGTCAGGGCTCACTCTAAAGCCCAGGTAGATGCATGGAAGCAAATTCTGTCCTTCTTTGGCAAACACCTGGACAATACCCAGGGCAGAGCTTTCTCTAGATTGTAG